One window of the Pseudochaenichthys georgianus chromosome 21, fPseGeo1.2, whole genome shotgun sequence genome contains the following:
- the LOC117466637 gene encoding glutamine amidotransferase-like class 1 domain-containing protein 3, mitochondrial — protein MLTLLHCGRNVRTFRTIQTINKSYYSSQMAKRVAVVLAGCGVYDGSEIHEASAVLVHLSRGGATVNMFAPNMEQMHVVNHLKGEPSEEKRNVLVESARLARGKIQDLSKLSVKDHDAIIFPGGFGAAKNLCTWAVKGKDCSVNDEVKAVLQAFHGEGKPIGLCCISPVIAAKVFPGCEVTVGIEKDDKYPNTTDTAAAITELGCKHVNKSVSESHVDEKNKLVTTSAFMCEAPIHEIYDGIGTMVQDVLKLA, from the exons ATGCTCACACTTCTACACTGTGGTCGTAACGTACGGACATTCAGGACCATTCAGACAATAAACAAAAGTTACTACAGCTCTCAGATGGCTAAGCGCGTGGCTGTGGTTTTGGCGGGCTGCGGAGTTTATGACGGTAGTGAGATCCACGAGGCCTCCGCTGTCCTGGTCCACCTGAGCAGGGGGGGTGCGACT GTAAACATGTTTGCTCCCAACATGGAGCAGATGCACGTTGTGAATCACCTGAAAGGCGAACCGTCAGAGGAGAAGAGAAACGTGTTGGTGGAGAGCGCGAGGCTGGCCCGTGGAAAAATCCAAGACCTGTCCAAGCTCAGCGTCAAAGACCATGACGCTATAATATTCCCAG GTGGTTTTGGGGCAGCAAAGAACCTCTGTACGTGGGCGGTGAAGGGGAAGGACTGCTCCGTTAACGACGAGGTGAAGGCCGTGCTGCAGGCGTTCCACGGAGAGGGAAAACCCATCGGCCTCTGCTGCATCTCACCTGTCATCGCTGCCAAGGTGTTTCCTGGCTGTGAGGTCACCGTCGGGATTGAGAAGGATGACAA gtATCCCAACACCACCGACACCGCAGCGGCCATCACCGAGCTGGGCTGCAAACATGTGAATAAGAGCGTCAGCGAGAGCCACGTGGACGAGAAGAACAAGCTGGTCACCACCTCTGCGTTCATGTGCGAAGCTCCAATACACGAGATATATGATGGAATTGGCACGATGGTGCAGGACGTGTTGAAACTTGCTTGA
- the cln5 gene encoding bis(monoacylglycero)phosphate synthase CLN5: protein MSHTGSVLCLNLLLFLHVVAHFRNNAQQQWPVPYRRVDSRPAADSFCEALFPFCPTGDGDGRIPSMRDSDVISVYRLQTPVWEFKYGDLLGKLHIMHDAIGFSSSETGSNFTVEWYELFQLGNCTFPHIRPEEYAPFWCNQGAACFFGGIEDLHWSQNGTLEKIGELTGNQFNDMAQWVQDDNETGIYYETWTVRSDPSPNATVWFESYDCSQFVHRTYRKLTELGAKLSSKSQTNYTKIYLFSGEPTYLGNDSSIFGQPALKNLAGDIRTFYHTFRPHQTFVDFAVSLLEAYEKVVLEKSFYLYYNFEYWHLPMKPPYIQITYEEVPLP, encoded by the exons ATGTCTCACACGGGCTCTGTTCTGTGTTTGAACCTGCTCCTGTTTCTCCATGTTGTTGCTCACTTCAGGAATAATGCACAGCAGCAGTGGCCCGTTCCTTACAG ACGTGTTGACAGTCGTCCCGCTGCAGACTCTTTCTGTGAAGCTCTCTTCCCGTTCTGTCCCACCGGAGACGGGGATGGACGGATCCCCTCCATGAGAGACAGCGACGTTATCTCAGTTTACCGCCTGCAAACTCCTGTGTGGGAATTCAAGTATGGAGATTTACTGGGGAAATTG CATATCATGCATGATGCCATTGGGTTCAGCAGTTCAGAAACAGGCAGTAACTTCACCGTGGAGTGGTATGAGCTGTTCCAGCTGGGAAACTGCACCTTCCCTCACATCCGGCCCGAGGAGTACGCGCCTTTCTGGTGCAACCAGGGAGCCGCCTGCTTCTTCGGAGGCATCGAGGACTTACACTGGTCCCAAAATGGCACCTTGGAGAAAATAGGAGAACTTACAG GGAACCAGTTCAACGACATGGCCCAGTGGGTGCAGGATGACAACGAGACGGGGATCTACTACGAGACGTGGACAGTCCGCTCCGACCCCAGCCCTAACGCCACCGTGTGGTTCGAGTCCTACGACTGCTCGCAGTTTGTCCACCGCACGTACAGGAAACTCACGGAGCTGGGAGCCAAACTCTCCAGCAAATCTCAGACCAACTACACCAAGATCTACCTCTTCAGCGGGGAGCCCACCTACCTCGGcaacgacagcagcattttCGGACAGCCCGCTCTGAAGAACCTGGCAGGGGACATCCGTACATTTTACCACACATTCAGACCCCATCAGACGTTTGTAGACTTTGCCGTCAGTCTGTTGGAGGCGTACGAGAAGGTCGTGTTAGAAAAGAGCTTCTACCTCTACTACAACTTTGAGTACTGGCATCTGCCCATGAAGCCTCCCTATATACAGATCACCTATGAAGAGGTGCCTCTGCCTTAA